The following coding sequences are from one Neodiprion lecontei isolate iyNeoLeco1 chromosome 7, iyNeoLeco1.1, whole genome shotgun sequence window:
- the LOC107216977 gene encoding sialin-like has product MLSSWKLCCSSIPQRWVFAVMGCLAGVNAYTMQISLSLAITQMVVSAETSNSTSSDEFCPASDSTNSGTGSGGSYEWNTYTQGVILSSFYWGYLFTQIPGGMLADKIGGKYVLGLSIFSTAIFTLLTPVVVEAFDSTGLIILRILIGLGEGVTVPAMLELVPRWSAPGEESTIATVVTSGSVLGTLLSMALSGVLIQNSSMGWPLVFYVFGAAGVLWFFAWLLLCYNNPDVNPFITESEKNYLRKTTNCKKELVPTPWRHILTSVPVWALLIATIGDGFSYFTMVTDLPLYMRSVLNFSVQSNGFLSALPSLLMWIVSIASSWVADWFIKTRKMNVTNVRKSFTAVAMVVPAIFIVTASYVGCNRVVVVVLFVLGMGFMGLANPGIFINPIDLSPNHSGTIMGMKTTVSALTGIAAPYLVGVLTPNQMVSEWRVVFWICFGSFLECALVFVIWGDGKVQYWNDPDFRVRLDNQQPVTKIQKVENVARSNITIELPLS; this is encoded by the exons ATGCTTTCGTCGTGGAAACTTTGTT GTTCGAGTATACCGCAGCGATGGGTATTCGCAGTGATGGGATGTTTGGCAGGTGTGAACGCTTACACCATGCAAATATCTCTGTCACTAGCGATCACGCAGATGGTCGTATCTGCGGAAACTTCAAACAGTACGAGTTCGGACGAATTTTGTCCAGCATCCGATTCGACAAACTCGGGTACCGGTAGCGGTGGCAGTTACGAATGGAATACTTATACACAA GGGGTCATTCTGTCGAGTTTCTACTGGGGTTACTTGTTCACTCAGATTCCGGGTGGAATGCTGGCTGACAAAATTGGCGGAAAGTACGTCCTGGGTTTGAGCATCTTCTCGACTGCCATATTCACACTTCTGACACCGGTGGTGGTCGAAGCATTCGACTCTACGGGTCTCATAATCCTGCGCATCCTGATAGGCTTAGGGGAGGGAGTGACCGTACCAGCCATGTTGGAGCTCGTACCCCGATGGTCCGCGCCAGGTGAAGAGTCGACCATCGCGACGGTCGTGACATCGGGATCCGTACTTGGAACCTTGCTGAGCATGGCGCTTTCCGGAGTTCTGATCCAAAATTCATCCATGGGTTGGCCGCTGGTATTTTACGTCTTTGGAGCAGCCGGTGTGCTCTGGTTCTTTGCGTGGCTCTTACTCTGCTACAACAATCCCGACGTCAACCCCTTCATAACCGAGTCGGAGAAGAACTACTTGCGGAAAACGACAAACTGCAAAAAAGAGCTGGTACCGACACCCTGGCGACACATTCTGACCTCAGTTCCAGTCTGGGCTTTGTTGATTGCAACTATCGGCGACGGTTTCAGCTATTTCACCATGGTCACGGACCTTCCTCTCTACATGAGAAGCGTCCTCAACTTCTCTGTTCAGTCGAATGGCTTTCTGTCGGCTCTTCCCTCCTTGCTTATGTGGATCGTGAGCATTGCGTCGTCATGGGTTGCCGACTGGTTCATAAAGACACGGAAAATGAATGTCACGAACGTGAGGAAATCTTTCACCGCCGTCGCCATGGTCGTGCCAGCCATTTTCATCGTCACGGCATCCTACGTTGGCTGCAaccgcgtcgtcgtcgttgttctCTTTGTGCTCGGCATGGGTTTCATGGGCCTAGCTAATCCCGGGATTTTCATTAACCCGATAGATTTGAGTCCCAACCATTCTGGAACCATCATGGGAATGAAAACGACTGTCAGCGCTCTGACAGGGATAGCCGCTCCGTATCTCGTCGGCGTTCTAACGCCAAATCAGATGGTTTCCGAGTGGAGAGTCGTATTCTGGATCTGCTTTGGCTCTTTCTTAGAATGTGCTCTCGTCTTCGTTATCTGGGGTGATGGAAAAGTGCAGTACTGGAATGACCCTGATTTTCGAGTTCGACTTGATAATCAACAACCGGTAACTAAAATACAAAAAGTTGAAAACGTTGCTAGGTCAAACATAACGATTGAACTGCCTTTGAGTTag
- the LOC124295303 gene encoding uncharacterized protein LOC124295303: protein MNYFLLTFACLFIASEVVLARPGDFHVAVREKCFAETGMEHESEDAAYFANPKVKSYLRCFFEGKHLFRENGDFDTAGFLLLIDNDDTVRAGAKPLAEKCVKEHSKIEDRREMSYEVMKCFFEGYPAIFPQMGIFEPPHGW, encoded by the exons ATGAACTATTTTCTTCTAACGTTCGCCTGCTTGTTTATCGCGAGTGAG gttGTCCTTGCAAGACCGGGTGACTTTCATGTAGCAGTCAGGGAGAAGTGCTTCGCCGAAACTGGCATGGAACATG AGTCAGAAGACGCGGCCTATTTTGCAAATCCAAAGGTGAAGAGCTACCTGAGATGTTTCTTCGAGGGCAAACACTTG TTCCGTGAAAACGGTGATTTCGACACTGCCGGGTTCCTTCTGCTGATCGACAACGACGACACGGTTCGCGCCGGGGCAAAACCATTGGCGGAGAAATGCGTGAAAGAGCACTCGAAAATTGAGGATAGACGCGAAATGTCGTACGAAGTGATGAAGTGCTTCTTCGAAGGATATCCAGCG ATCTTCCCGCAGATGGGAATATTCGAGCCTCCTCATGGTTGGTAA
- the LOC124295309 gene encoding uncharacterized protein LOC124295309, translating to MNYFLLTFACLFIASEVVLARPGDFHVAVRETCFAETGMEHESEDAAYFANPKVKSYLRCFFEGKHLFRENGDFDTAGFLLLIDNDDTVRAGAKPLAEKCVKEHSKIEDRREMSYEVMKCFFEGYPAIFPQMGIFEPPHGW from the exons ATGAACTATTTTCTTCTAACGTTCGCCTGCTTGTTTATCGCGAGTGAG gttGTCCTTGCAAGACCGGGTGACTTTCATGTAGCAGTCAGGGAGACGTGCTTCGCCGAAACTGGCATGGAACATG AGTCAGAAGACGCGGCCTATTTTGCAAATCCAAAGGTGAAGAGCTACCTGAGATGTTTCTTCGAGGGCAAACACTTG TTCCGTGAAAACGGTGATTTCGACACTGCCGGGTTCCTTCTGCTGATCGACAACGACGACACGGTTCGCGCCGGGGCAAAACCATTGGCGGAGAAATGCGTGAAAGAGCACTCGAAAATTGAGGATAGACGCGAAATGTCGTACGAAGTGATGAAGTGCTTCTTCGAAGGATATCCAGCG ATCTTCCCGCAGATGGGAATATTCGAGCCTCCTCATGGTTGGTAA
- the LOC107222546 gene encoding sialin-like isoform X2 produces MLTSWKLCCVNVCTMRISLSLAITQMVVSAETSNSTSSDEICPASDSTTSGTGSGGSYEWDTYTQGVILSSFYWGYVFTQIPGGMLADKIGGKYVLGLGIFTSAIFTLLTPVVVETFDSTGLIVLRFLMGLGEGTTIPAMAELVPRWSAPGEESIIGTVVTSGILLGNMLGTALSGVLIQNSSMGWPLVFYVFGAAGVLWFFAWVLLCYNNPDVHPFITESEKNFLRKTTNCKKELVPTPWRHILTSVPVWALLIATIGDGFSYFTMVTDLPLYMRSVLNFSVQSNGFLSALPSLLMWIVSIASSWVADWFIKTRKMNVTNVRKSFTAVAMVVPAIFIVTASYVGCNRVVVVVLFVLGMGFMGLANPGIFINPIDLSPNHSGTIMGMKTTVSALTGIAAPYLVGVLTPNQTVSEWRVVFWICFGSFLECALVFVIWGDGKVQYWNDPDFRVRLDNQQPVTKIQKVENVARSNITIELPLS; encoded by the exons ATGCTTACATCGTGGAAACTTTGTT GTGTGAACGTTTGCACCATGCGAATATCTCTGTCACTAGCGATCACGCAGATGGTCGTATCTGCGGAAACTTCAAACAGTACGAGTTCGGACGAAATTTGTCCAGCATCCGATTCGACAACCTCGGGTACCGGTAGCGGTGGCAGTTACGAATGGGATACTTATACACAA GGAGTGATTCTATCGAGCTTCTACTGGGGTTACGTGTTCACTCAAATTCCGGGTGGAATGCTGGCTGACAAAATTGGCGGAAAGTACGTCCTGGGTCTGGGTATCTTCACGAGTGCCATATTCACTCTTCTGACACCGGTGGTGGTCGAAACGTTCGACTCGACGGGTCTGATAGTGCTCCGTTTCCTAATGGGCTTAGGGGAGGGAACGACTATACCAGCCATGGCAGAGCTCGTACCCCGATGGTCCGCGCCGGGCGAAGAGTCGATCATCGGAACGGTAGTGACATCAGGAATCTTGCTTGGAAACATGCTGGGCACGGCGCTCTCCGGAGTTCTGATCCAAAATTCATCCATGGGTTGGCCGCTGGTATTTTACGTCTTTGGTGCAGCCGGTGTGCTCTGGTTCTTTGCGTGGGTCTTGCTCTGCTACAACAATCCGGACGTTCACCCCTTCATAACCGAGTCGGAGAAGAACTTCTTGCGGAAAACGACAAACTGCAAAAAAGAGCTGGTACCGACACCCTGGCGACACATTCTGACCTCAGTTCCAGTCTGGGCTTTGTTGATTGCAACTATCGGCGACGGTTTCAGCTATTTCACCATGGTCACGGACCTTCCTCTCTACATGAGAAGCGTCCTCAACTTCTCTGTTCAGTCGAATGGCTTTCTGTCGGCTCTTCCCTCCTTGCTTATGTGGATCGTGAGCATTGCGTCGTCATGGGTTGCCGACTGGTTCATAAAGACACGGAAAATGAATGTCACGAACGTGAGGAAATCTTTCACCGCCGTCGCCATGGTCGTGCCAGCCATTTTCATCGTCACGGCATCCTACGTTGGCTGCAaccgcgtcgtcgtcgttgttctCTTTGTGCTCGGCATGGGTTTCATGGGCCTAGCTAATCCCGGGATTTTCATTAACCCGATAGATTTGAGTCCCAACCATTCTGGAACCATCATGGGAATGAAAACGACTGTCAGCGCTCTGACAGGGATAGCCGCTCCGTATCTCGTCGGCGTTCTAACGCCAAATCAGACGGTTTCCGAGTGGAGAGTCGTATTCTGGATCTGCTTTGGCTCTTTCTTAGAATGTGCTCTCGTCTTCGTTATCTGGGGTGATGGAAAAGTGCAGTACTGGAATGACCCTGATTTTCGAGTTCGACTTGATAATCAACAACCGGTAACTAAAATACAAAAAGTTGAAAACGTTGCTAGGTCAAACATAACGATTGAACTGCCTTTGAGTTag
- the LOC107222546 gene encoding putative inorganic phosphate cotransporter isoform X1: MLTSWKLCCARIPQRWVFTVMGCLAGVNVCTMRISLSLAITQMVVSAETSNSTSSDEICPASDSTTSGTGSGGSYEWDTYTQGVILSSFYWGYVFTQIPGGMLADKIGGKYVLGLGIFTSAIFTLLTPVVVETFDSTGLIVLRFLMGLGEGTTIPAMAELVPRWSAPGEESIIGTVVTSGILLGNMLGTALSGVLIQNSSMGWPLVFYVFGAAGVLWFFAWVLLCYNNPDVHPFITESEKNFLRKTTNCKKELVPTPWRHILTSVPVWALLIATIGDGFSYFTMVTDLPLYMRSVLNFSVQSNGFLSALPSLLMWIVSIASSWVADWFIKTRKMNVTNVRKSFTAVAMVVPAIFIVTASYVGCNRVVVVVLFVLGMGFMGLANPGIFINPIDLSPNHSGTIMGMKTTVSALTGIAAPYLVGVLTPNQTVSEWRVVFWICFGSFLECALVFVIWGDGKVQYWNDPDFRVRLDNQQPVTKIQKVENVARSNITIELPLS; the protein is encoded by the exons ATGCTTACATCGTGGAAACTTTGTT GTGCGAGGATACCGCAGCGATGGGTATTCACAGTGATGGGATGTTTGGCAGGTGTGAACGTTTGCACCATGCGAATATCTCTGTCACTAGCGATCACGCAGATGGTCGTATCTGCGGAAACTTCAAACAGTACGAGTTCGGACGAAATTTGTCCAGCATCCGATTCGACAACCTCGGGTACCGGTAGCGGTGGCAGTTACGAATGGGATACTTATACACAA GGAGTGATTCTATCGAGCTTCTACTGGGGTTACGTGTTCACTCAAATTCCGGGTGGAATGCTGGCTGACAAAATTGGCGGAAAGTACGTCCTGGGTCTGGGTATCTTCACGAGTGCCATATTCACTCTTCTGACACCGGTGGTGGTCGAAACGTTCGACTCGACGGGTCTGATAGTGCTCCGTTTCCTAATGGGCTTAGGGGAGGGAACGACTATACCAGCCATGGCAGAGCTCGTACCCCGATGGTCCGCGCCGGGCGAAGAGTCGATCATCGGAACGGTAGTGACATCAGGAATCTTGCTTGGAAACATGCTGGGCACGGCGCTCTCCGGAGTTCTGATCCAAAATTCATCCATGGGTTGGCCGCTGGTATTTTACGTCTTTGGTGCAGCCGGTGTGCTCTGGTTCTTTGCGTGGGTCTTGCTCTGCTACAACAATCCGGACGTTCACCCCTTCATAACCGAGTCGGAGAAGAACTTCTTGCGGAAAACGACAAACTGCAAAAAAGAGCTGGTACCGACACCCTGGCGACACATTCTGACCTCAGTTCCAGTCTGGGCTTTGTTGATTGCAACTATCGGCGACGGTTTCAGCTATTTCACCATGGTCACGGACCTTCCTCTCTACATGAGAAGCGTCCTCAACTTCTCTGTTCAGTCGAATGGCTTTCTGTCGGCTCTTCCCTCCTTGCTTATGTGGATCGTGAGCATTGCGTCGTCATGGGTTGCCGACTGGTTCATAAAGACACGGAAAATGAATGTCACGAACGTGAGGAAATCTTTCACCGCCGTCGCCATGGTCGTGCCAGCCATTTTCATCGTCACGGCATCCTACGTTGGCTGCAaccgcgtcgtcgtcgttgttctCTTTGTGCTCGGCATGGGTTTCATGGGCCTAGCTAATCCCGGGATTTTCATTAACCCGATAGATTTGAGTCCCAACCATTCTGGAACCATCATGGGAATGAAAACGACTGTCAGCGCTCTGACAGGGATAGCCGCTCCGTATCTCGTCGGCGTTCTAACGCCAAATCAGACGGTTTCCGAGTGGAGAGTCGTATTCTGGATCTGCTTTGGCTCTTTCTTAGAATGTGCTCTCGTCTTCGTTATCTGGGGTGATGGAAAAGTGCAGTACTGGAATGACCCTGATTTTCGAGTTCGACTTGATAATCAACAACCGGTAACTAAAATACAAAAAGTTGAAAACGTTGCTAGGTCAAACATAACGATTGAACTGCCTTTGAGTTag